The genomic interval GTCGCGCACTACCTATGACTGGAGTCGGAACCCTGACGGCTGCACTGTATGTCAGGGGAGATCCCGCAAGCAGCCTGATGGCTGATGAACTCGTTCTCCGCTCCACTTCGAATCCAACTTTCCGAAGTTCACGCCGAAACCAGAGTTTCACGCAACAGACGGAGCTGATTCTCACCAAGAAAAAGGAGTGAATCGCTCAGTCAACCAGACGAAGTGGCATTACCAAGCAGAGATACTTACCAGGTTCTTGCCATCCTTCTGGTTCAAGAGTCGCTGCACGTTCAGGTTCCTTGAACGTGAACTTGATCTCCTCAGTTGGCATGTATCGCAGGATCTCCAGGAGATACATTCCGTTGAAGCCAATATCGATCGGATCTCCATCGTAACGGATTGGCAGTTCATCCTGACCTTCTCCAAGATCCGGTGTGGCCACCGAGAACTTCAGCAGCGCCAGATTAAACGAGAGCTTCACTCGATGGGTTTGATCTGACGCAACAACGGCCATCCGCTTGAGTGCGCTTTGCAGCGCAGTCTTGTCAATCGTTGCAACTCGATTGTTATCTCGGGGAATTACCTGGTCGTAATTGGGATACGGTCCTTCGATCAGGCGTGTGAATACCGCCGTGAATGGTGATCGAAAAGCCAAGTGATTTTCTCCACGAGCCACTTCGAGCTCTTCATCAGCGGGGAATAGTCGCCGAACTTGTTCGAGTGCTTTTGGGGGAATAATGAAATCACCCGTGAGAGACCCACTATACGGGATCTCCATCTTTGCCAAACGGTGACCATTCGTTGCCACCATTCGCGTTTCCTTCTCTCGTACTTCCCACAGAACCCCATTCAAGATCGGACGACTTTCTTCTGTCGATACCGCAAAGGCTGTGTGAGAGATCAGTTTCTGAACGTCACCTGACTTCACACGCCAAGACCGCGCAAAGTCTACAGTTGGGAACGCAGGAAATTCATCCCGCGGTAATCCAAGAAGCTTGAACCGAGAGCGACCACACTCAAGAGTAATTCGCTGCTCACCAGCAGCAGCCAACTTTACAGGAGCTGGCGGAAGTTCACGAACAATCTCACTCAGCTTCTTCGCTGGTACTGTGATCGCACCTGGCGCTTCCACATCAGCTAGAACCTCCGTGCTTACACCAATATCCAGATCAGTTCCGGAAAGACGAAGTCCCTTATCTGTTGTCTCGAGGAGAAGATTCCCAAGAACAGGAAGAGTTGTCTTCGTCGGAACTGCAGCAGCGACAGCTGTGAGGGCTTCCTGGAGCTTCTCACGACTGATGGTGAGGCGCATTTCTGGACTCGGTGAGTGGAGAAGGTGAGGAGTTACTAGGTAGTTGTATAGAAGAAGAAAGTTCTAGTAGAACTAGTATAATCTGGGGAATAGTGTGGTAAAACAGTTAAGTGGTTATAGACGTTGAACTTATCGGATAGAAACTGTTGTGGAGTGACTGTCGACTGATGTTGGTGGATGTGAATTATGAAGTAAGCCGTCGCTTTGCCTGTTGAATCTTGGTCTGAAATGTGGTGTCATTAGCTGAAAGATCTTCAGCGCGTTCAAGACTGTGGATAACCGTTGAATGATCGCGACCCCCGAAACGATGTCCGATTTCCACTAGCTGTAGTCCGAGTAACTCACGGCAAAGCAACATTGCCGCTTGGCGTGGTATTGTCAGAGTCTTGGTACGGGTCTTTGACCTTAAACCATCAGCGGTTACTCCCCACTCCGAAGCTACAATATCCTGAATTCGCTCGGGTGTTATTGGAGTCAGTTCACTGAGCGTTCCGTTGTCCTCGCGTCGCAACTTGTCACGAAGCGCTTCCTGGGTGAGTGCAATCGTGATCTCCTTGCGGCGAAGCGAGGAATAAGCCAGAAGGCGTATCACCGCACCCTCGAGCTCCCGAACACTCGATCGGATATGCTCTGCGAGGAAGCGAATGACTTCATCGGGAATGGTCTGCTGGAGCTGATCAACCTCAGATTTCTTGCGGAGAATCGCGATACGAAGTTCCAAGTCTGGAAGCTCGATGTCGGCGACCATTCCCCACTGGAAACGAGTTACGAGCCGTGCTTCAATACCGGGAATCTCTGCCGGTGAACGGTCGGAGGTCATGATGATCTGCCGGCCGTTCTCGTAGAGGGTATTGAACGTGTGGAAAAACTCTTCCTGGGTAGCTTCCTTGCCTTTCAGGAAATGAACATCATCGATCAGGAGGAGATCACACTCCCGAAAACGCCGGCGGAACTCATTGGTGGACCGAGTCTGGATTGCGTTGATATACTCGTTCGTGAACTGCTCGGCACCCATGTTGATGACGCGAAGTCCTGGCTCCCTTTGTAGAAGCTCGTGAGCTACTGCTTGCATGAGGTGTGTCT from Gemmatimonadaceae bacterium carries:
- the dnaA gene encoding chromosomal replication initiator protein DnaA → MDLSADQAWQRLLDYVKRDMAEQTFRTWLEPAVPVELTKHKLTVRVADQFAADWNESKFSSLLDSIAPMVLGHPCHVVFLADEARQQRPQMDLFSQSGAPVQPKGSAGQLRVHTPPILSARYTFDQFVIGKSNEVAAAAAHAVSQAPGRVYNPLFIYGASGVGKTHLMQAVAHELLQREPGLRVINMGAEQFTNEYINAIQTRSTNEFRRRFRECDLLLIDDVHFLKGKEATQEEFFHTFNTLYENGRQIIMTSDRSPAEIPGIEARLVTRFQWGMVADIELPDLELRIAILRKKSEVDQLQQTIPDEVIRFLAEHIRSSVRELEGAVIRLLAYSSLRRKEITIALTQEALRDKLRREDNGTLSELTPITPERIQDIVASEWGVTADGLRSKTRTKTLTIPRQAAMLLCRELLGLQLVEIGHRFGGRDHSTVIHSLERAEDLSANDTTFQTKIQQAKRRLTS
- the dnaN gene encoding DNA polymerase III subunit beta yields the protein MRLTISREKLQEALTAVAAAVPTKTTLPVLGNLLLETTDKGLRLSGTDLDIGVSTEVLADVEAPGAITVPAKKLSEIVRELPPAPVKLAAAGEQRITLECGRSRFKLLGLPRDEFPAFPTVDFARSWRVKSGDVQKLISHTAFAVSTEESRPILNGVLWEVREKETRMVATNGHRLAKMEIPYSGSLTGDFIIPPKALEQVRRLFPADEELEVARGENHLAFRSPFTAVFTRLIEGPYPNYDQVIPRDNNRVATIDKTALQSALKRMAVVASDQTHRVKLSFNLALLKFSVATPDLGEGQDELPIRYDGDPIDIGFNGMYLLEILRYMPTEEIKFTFKEPERAATLEPEGWQEPGKYLCLVMPLRLVD